The following coding sequences lie in one Corynebacterium anserum genomic window:
- the lipB gene encoding lipoyl(octanoyl) transferase LipB, with product MGFQQGSIRRSSDDIVIKELGEVDYTDTWRRQAELAAERADDHIPDTILMLQHPPTYTAGKRTQDSDRPTNGLPVVDVDRGGRITWHGPGQLVAYPIIKLADPVDVVDYVRRLEEALIHTCQHFGITNVGRVEGRSGVWLPAGIVGGELKPARKIAAIGIRVTRGVTMHGIALNCNNTLAFYDHIVPCGLADAGVTTMTDELGRDITVGAVQSELEKDIIDALNGDLSISDV from the coding sequence ATGGGTTTTCAGCAGGGAAGTATCCGTCGCTCCAGTGACGACATCGTGATCAAAGAACTGGGTGAAGTCGATTACACGGACACGTGGCGTCGCCAAGCTGAGCTGGCCGCTGAACGCGCCGATGACCATATCCCGGACACCATCCTGATGCTACAACATCCGCCGACCTATACCGCAGGTAAACGGACGCAGGACTCAGACCGCCCAACCAATGGGCTGCCAGTCGTGGACGTGGATCGCGGCGGGCGCATCACATGGCACGGCCCTGGACAGCTGGTTGCCTACCCCATCATCAAACTTGCCGATCCGGTGGATGTCGTCGACTATGTACGACGCCTCGAAGAGGCTCTCATCCACACGTGCCAACACTTCGGTATCACTAATGTCGGACGGGTTGAAGGGCGCTCCGGGGTATGGCTACCCGCAGGAATCGTCGGGGGTGAACTCAAGCCAGCTCGAAAAATTGCCGCGATTGGCATTCGAGTTACCCGTGGCGTGACGATGCACGGTATCGCCCTCAATTGCAACAACACCTTAGCTTTCTACGACCACATTGTTCCTTGTGGTCTTGCAGATGCTGGTGTCACAACTATGACCGACGAACTCGGCCGTGATATCACGGTGGGTGCCGTGCAATCGGAGCTGGAAAAGGACATCATTGATGCTCTCAACGGCGACCTCTCCATTTCCGACGTTTAA
- the lipA gene encoding lipoyl synthase, whose amino-acid sequence MTVSADGRRMLRIEAKNSQTPIEAKPRWIRTTAKMGPEFRDMKNRVSGAGLHTVCQEAGCPNIHECWEDREATFLIGGDTCSRRCDFCQIKSGRPSPLDRDEPRRVAESIKEMGLRYATITGVTRDDLDDEGAWLYAEVVREIHRLNPHTGVENLTPDFSNKPDLLTEVFDAQPEVFAHNLETVPRIFKRIRPAFRYERSLEVIQAAHDYGLVTKSNVILGMGETPEEVRSTIKDLAAAGTDILTITQYLRPSSMHHPIERWVKPEEFLQHSDAAYEAGIHAVMAGPLVRSSYRAGRLYAQAKKARGEEIPSNLSHLEETLEGTTAQEASTLITKYGASQDTPVQSR is encoded by the coding sequence ATGACTGTGAGCGCTGATGGACGTCGAATGCTTCGGATCGAAGCCAAGAACTCCCAGACCCCCATTGAGGCAAAACCTCGGTGGATCAGGACCACGGCAAAAATGGGTCCAGAATTCCGAGACATGAAAAACCGTGTCTCGGGAGCCGGTCTGCATACGGTGTGCCAAGAAGCCGGATGCCCTAACATTCACGAATGCTGGGAAGACCGTGAAGCGACGTTCCTCATCGGTGGCGACACCTGCTCTCGGCGATGCGACTTCTGCCAGATCAAGTCCGGTCGCCCCTCCCCTTTGGACAGGGATGAACCGCGGCGCGTTGCCGAGTCCATTAAAGAGATGGGACTACGCTACGCAACCATCACTGGTGTCACGCGCGATGATTTAGATGACGAGGGCGCGTGGCTGTATGCAGAGGTGGTACGAGAGATCCACAGGCTTAATCCCCATACCGGCGTAGAAAACCTGACCCCTGATTTCTCAAATAAACCGGATCTTCTCACAGAAGTTTTTGATGCCCAGCCGGAAGTTTTCGCCCACAATCTGGAAACGGTGCCTCGCATCTTTAAGCGCATCCGTCCAGCCTTCCGCTATGAACGATCCCTTGAGGTCATTCAGGCAGCTCACGACTATGGTCTCGTCACCAAATCCAACGTGATCTTGGGAATGGGCGAAACTCCGGAGGAAGTACGTTCCACAATCAAGGATCTGGCCGCTGCTGGCACCGACATCCTCACCATCACACAATATCTGCGTCCCAGCTCCATGCACCATCCAATCGAACGGTGGGTGAAGCCCGAGGAATTCCTACAGCACTCAGATGCTGCCTACGAGGCGGGCATTCACGCTGTGATGGCAGGCCCACTAGTCCGGTCCTCCTACCGCGCGGGTCGCCTCTATGCCCAAGCGAAGAAGGCTCGGGGAGAAGAGATTCCTTCCAATCTCTCCCATCTAGAGGAAACATTAGAAGGAACGACGGCACAAGAGGCCTCCACACTCATCACCAAATACGGAGCTTCGCAGGACACACCAGTCCAATCGCGATAA
- a CDS encoding DUF4191 domain-containing protein, with translation MAKDIREKENKKAARAAKREQNKQTRAQMWQAFQLQRKRDKKLVPYMVLAFLVPVVLFLLLSTVWGWWWINLIAGIIFGVMLALFVFTRRLQAGVYDQIEGEAGAAAWALTNMRDGVGMKWITETGVASNTHMDAVHRVVGTPGIILVGEGKPHRLKPMMTQERRKLSRILGNTPIYDVIVGDGEGEVPIKKLQNHLMRLPRNIKKNEVDALNNRVASISRLNNPMNAVPKGPLPKGGQMAGMNRRARRAAARGKKL, from the coding sequence ATGGCGAAGGACATCCGCGAGAAGGAAAACAAGAAGGCAGCACGTGCTGCCAAACGTGAACAAAACAAGCAAACTCGTGCTCAGATGTGGCAGGCTTTCCAGCTACAGCGCAAGCGCGATAAGAAGCTTGTGCCATACATGGTGCTGGCTTTCCTCGTGCCGGTTGTTCTTTTTCTGTTGCTATCTACCGTGTGGGGTTGGTGGTGGATCAACCTCATTGCCGGCATCATTTTCGGTGTCATGTTGGCGCTCTTTGTATTTACCCGGCGCCTCCAGGCTGGCGTCTATGACCAGATCGAAGGCGAGGCCGGTGCTGCCGCGTGGGCACTGACCAACATGCGTGACGGTGTCGGCATGAAGTGGATTACTGAAACTGGCGTTGCCTCTAATACTCACATGGATGCTGTTCACCGCGTGGTAGGTACTCCAGGAATCATACTGGTGGGCGAAGGTAAGCCACACCGCCTCAAACCCATGATGACGCAGGAGCGCCGAAAGCTTTCCCGTATCCTCGGCAACACACCCATCTACGACGTGATCGTTGGCGATGGGGAGGGAGAAGTGCCCATCAAGAAGTTGCAGAACCACTTGATGCGCCTGCCCCGCAACATCAAGAAAAACGAAGTGGATGCCCTCAACAACCGTGTGGCGTCGATTTCTCGCCTAAATAACCCTATGAATGCCGTTCCCAAGGGGCCGCTGCCCAAGGGTGGTCAGATGGCAGGCATGAACCGCCGAGCACGCCGGGCAGCGGCACGCGGTAAGAAACTCTAG